The segment TATTAACCTCTCCCTCCGGCTTGTCCGCCTCTGACGGGGAGAGGTCGATCCACCGCGGGCGGATCGGGTGAGGGAAGAACGCCGGGAACTCGAGAGAACGTTACCGTACACCATATTCACCAATGATCATCGGCATCGGCATCGACATGGTGGACATCGCGCGCATGCGGCGGGAGTTGGAGCAGGGTCAAGCGGGATTCCGCGAGACGATCTTCTCGCCTGATGAGATCGCCTATTGCGAATCGCAGCGGTATCCGGCGCGACATTACGCCGCCCGTTTTGCCGCCAAGGAGGCATTCCTCAAGGCCTTGGGAACCGGGCTGTCCGGCGGGATTGCCTGGCGTGACGTCTCAGTCAACAGAGACCGTGACGGCGCGCCGCAGCTTGTACTCGCCGGAGTCGCCGAAGCCCATGCCCGTGAACAGGGCGTCCGGGATGTGCGTCTCTCGATGACACATACATCCGACTTGGCGATGGCCCAAGTTGTGTTGCAGGACCAGACCAGCAGTGAGGCGGAGTAGGATGACAAGCAACATCGGTTCGTACGAAGAACGTCTGGCGGGATTCGATTGGTCGATCTCGGAGCGGGAGCTGGGATACCGTCCCGGTGATCCGATCAACATCGGCTGGTACTGCTCCGACCGGATCTGTCAACTGGGCATGGCTGAGAAGACCGCGTTGATCTGGGAGGATCACCAGGGGAATGTCAAGCGTTACACCTACAATGACATTCGCCAGCTCGGCAACACCATGGCGGACTTCCTGCAACGGCTCGGCCTGAAGCCGGGGGAGCGCGTCTGTTTGTTCCTGGACCGTGTGCCCGAGTTGTACATCGGCTTCCTCGGCATCCTCAAGTCGGGAGCGATCGCCCAGCCGCTGTTCTCGGCGTTCGGCGATGAGTCGCTCTTCACCCGCCTCGATGATGCCAAGACCGCCGCGGTGATCACGCAGAAGAGGCATGTGGCCAAGGTCCGCAAGATCCTCGAAAACCTGCCGGAGCTGCGCCACATCATCGTGGTTGACGCGGTCGATACTCCTCTGCGCGAACGCGAAGTCGCCTTCCAGATGGAGCAGGCGCCCCGCGTCGATGACTTCGCGGCATACCCATCGACCGCCGAGACTCCCTCGGTGCTGCACTATACCTCCGGAACGACTGGCAAACCCAAGGGAGCGCAGCACGTGCACTACTCGTTGATCTCCCAGTATCTGACCACCAAATGGGTCCTGGATGTCCGTCCGGACGACGTCTACTGGTGCAACGCCGACCCCGGGTGGGTGACCGGAACATCCTATGGTATCATCGGTCCCTGGGCCAACGGCGTCACGCAGGCCGTCCTCGATGCCGGGTTCAATACCGCGCGCTGGTACTCCTTCATCCAGAGGCACAGGATCTCTGTGTGGTACTCGGCCCCCACGGCGATTCGCCTGTTGATGCGGGAAGGAACCGAGGCCGTTCGCAAGTATGATCTGTCGTCATTGCGCCATCTGGCCAGCGTCGGCGAGCCGCTCAATGCCGAGGCAGTCCTTTGGTCGAAAGAGGCCTTCGGCCTCCCGTTTCATGACACCTACTGGCAGACGGAAACCGGGTCGATCGTCATCACCAATGTCCCCGGGATGCCGATCAAGCCCGGCTCGATGGGCAAGCCGTTCCCCGGCATCGTCGCCACCGTCGTTGATCTGAAGACGCACGCGCCGCTCACCAAGACCGGAACGGTCGGCCTGATTGCTCTGCGTCCCGGCTGGCCCTCGATGTTCCGCGCCTACTGGAACAACCCCACGACGTATGCCGGCAAATTCAAGAACGGATGGTACATTTGCGGCGACCGTGCCAGTCTCGATGCGGACGGGTACTTCTGGTTCGTCGGGCGCGACGACGATGTGATCAATACCGGCGGCCATCTGGTCGGTCCCTTCGAGATCGAGTCCGTTTTGCTGGAGCATCCGGCCGTGGCCGAGTCGGCCGCCGTGGGGAAGCCCGACCCGGTGAACATGGAAGTCGTCAAGGCCTTCGTCGCGCTCAAGCCGGGATTCGCGGCCTCCGGTGAGCTTGACCTGGACATCATGAATTTCATCCGCAAACGGCTGTCGCCTCTGGCCATGCCGCAGGAAATCGAATTCGTTGCCTCATTGCCGAAGACCCGCAGCGGCAAGATCATGCGACGCGTGCTGCGGGCGCAGGAATGGGGCGAGCCGATCGGCGACATCTCGACGTTGGAGAATGATTGACCCACCGCCGGCGGCGATGGTGCAGATGTGTGTAGGGGCGCATCGCGATGCGCCCGTCGACTCGGAGATTCCGGCAGGGAAGGAGAACGGCAGTGGACGATCTCAAAAAGGTGATTCTCGAATATGTCCGCAAGGAATACCTGGAGGACGACGACGACCGGGAGTTGACAGAGACCACGCCGCTGATCTCCGGCGGGATCGTCGATTCGTTCTCGATGGTTTCGCTGAAGCGCTTCCTGGAGCGTCGCTATGGCATCCAGATTCCCGATGCCGAGGCCTCGCCCGAGGCCTTCGACACCGCCAACAGCATCGCCGCCGTGATCGAGCGGTTCCGCAAGCCGTGACGACGGCTTGTCTGCACTCGTCCGCGGGC is part of the Candidatus Zixiibacteriota bacterium genome and harbors:
- a CDS encoding acyl carrier protein, with product MDDLKKVILEYVRKEYLEDDDDRELTETTPLISGGIVDSFSMVSLKRFLERRYGIQIPDAEASPEAFDTANSIAAVIERFRKP
- the acsA gene encoding acetate--CoA ligase, whose amino-acid sequence is MTSNIGSYEERLAGFDWSISERELGYRPGDPINIGWYCSDRICQLGMAEKTALIWEDHQGNVKRYTYNDIRQLGNTMADFLQRLGLKPGERVCLFLDRVPELYIGFLGILKSGAIAQPLFSAFGDESLFTRLDDAKTAAVITQKRHVAKVRKILENLPELRHIIVVDAVDTPLREREVAFQMEQAPRVDDFAAYPSTAETPSVLHYTSGTTGKPKGAQHVHYSLISQYLTTKWVLDVRPDDVYWCNADPGWVTGTSYGIIGPWANGVTQAVLDAGFNTARWYSFIQRHRISVWYSAPTAIRLLMREGTEAVRKYDLSSLRHLASVGEPLNAEAVLWSKEAFGLPFHDTYWQTETGSIVITNVPGMPIKPGSMGKPFPGIVATVVDLKTHAPLTKTGTVGLIALRPGWPSMFRAYWNNPTTYAGKFKNGWYICGDRASLDADGYFWFVGRDDDVINTGGHLVGPFEIESVLLEHPAVAESAAVGKPDPVNMEVVKAFVALKPGFAASGELDLDIMNFIRKRLSPLAMPQEIEFVASLPKTRSGKIMRRVLRAQEWGEPIGDISTLEND
- a CDS encoding holo-ACP synthase; the protein is MIIGIGIDMVDIARMRRELEQGQAGFRETIFSPDEIAYCESQRYPARHYAARFAAKEAFLKALGTGLSGGIAWRDVSVNRDRDGAPQLVLAGVAEAHAREQGVRDVRLSMTHTSDLAMAQVVLQDQTSSEAE